The DNA segment AACTCCCACAATGGGAACCGGGGAGCTACGCCTGGATTGGGCAAGGATTTTCTCGGTCGCCTCGTAGCCATTCATTTCCGGCAACATGACATCCATCAAAATCAAGTCGTACTTGCCGTCTCGATACGCATTCACCGCTTCGCGACCATTGTCCACATGATCGTAGGCCACACCGTAGTCCTGAAGGAAGTGACCGAGGATATCGGCATTGAGCTGGTTGTCCTCTACCACCAGCACCCGCTTGTCCCCGCTGCGAGCTTGCAGGCTAGCAGCCGGTGTCGAAACAGCTCGGTCCTCCGGCTCGAGAGGTTCACTCGCGCCCTGCTGCGATTCGTTCAAAGGCAGGCGAAACTCGAAAAGACATCCAGCTTCGTTCGGTTGTTTGAGCCGCAAAGTACCTCCCATCTTGCCAGCCAGCTCCTTGCTGATAGCGAGTCCGAGACCAGTTCCTTCGGGAGCGCCTTCCTGTTCCTTTAAGCGGTAAAAGGGTTGAAAGATCGATTCGCCGACCTCGGAATCGACGCCAGGCCCCGTATCCTCCACCTCAATACAAAGGTCGCCGTCTTCGCAAAAAGCCGCTACGCGAACCCAGCCGACATCGGTGAACTTGATCGCGTTGGCAATGAGGTTGCTCAACACCTGCGTGACCCTCATGCGAGGAAGGGTCGCGACGACGCAGGCATCCGCCGCAACGTCCACCTGCAAATCCAAGCCCTTCTTGCGAGCCCGATCGCGGAAAAGTCCCGCTACTTCGCGAACGAATTCGTCCAGGTCGACCGTCTCCGTCTTCAAATGAATCTTCGCGGTCGCCACTCTGGAATACTCGAGAATGTCGTTGATCAAGCCCTTGAGCATGTGGTTGCAGGACTGCAGCTTTTCCAGGATCGCGAGCTGGTTCACGTCCAAGTCCGTGCCACCTAAGACGTTCGCGAAGCCAATCACGCCATTGAGGGCAACCCGTAGCTCGTGGCTGACCGTGGTGAGAAAATCCAAGGAATCCTTGTCGACCGCTTCCGCTCCCTCCAAGTCGCCAGCCTCTGACAAAGTTACCTCGACATGGATCAAGTCCGGCGACCTCTCCAAACGTTCGCAAGCGAAGGAAGCCTCTAGAATCTCCCCCGAGGCACACTTCAGGTAGGCCACCTTAGTGAAGGTTTTGCCCGGAGCATCCGGGAGGAAGGTCGCCGCGTCTTCGACCACCAAGTCCTGCCAAGGCAACTCCTCGGAGGCATCGAGATCCAAGCCCAACCATTCACCCAGCTCCGCAGGCAAGCGCAATACGCGAAACTGCGTGTTGAAAATCACGTTGAATTTCATCTCAGTCCCGCTGCTCCTCATTCGCTTGAGACCTAAAGGGTGACCAAACCAGTCCGCACCGCGAAAAGCGTAACGCCCGCGATATCGAAGATCTTAAGCTTCTTGGAAATATTGCTCCGGTGCGATTCCACCGTCTTGATGCTGAGACCGAGGTTTTGAGCGATCTCCTTGTTCGTCATCCCGGAGGCCACGAATACGACGATCTGCTTTTCGCGATCGCTCAAGGTCTCCAGAAGTTCCTTCTGGTCCAACACGTCCGGCGAGTCGATCTGCGTTTGGGCGGAAGCTTTCACGAAAATATTCCCGTTCGCCACCGCCTCAATCGCTTGCTCGAATACGGAGAACTCCTCCTTCTTATTCAGGAAACCCGTCACCCCCATCTGCAAGAGGGAACCGATACGCTTCGGATCTTCCACCGAGGATATGATCAAAATCCGGGCTTCGGGCTGCTCGCTGATCAAGCGCTCCGCCAGCTCCTGACCGGTGATTCCGGGCAGTCGCAGGTCCAAGATAACCAAATCCGGGCGATGCTCATCGCAGAGCTTGTAAGCCTCTTCGCCTGTCGCGACTTCTCCGATGATTTCGAAGCCAAAGCGCTGGCGGATGATTCTGCAAAGGAAGTCGCGAAAGAGAGTTTCGTCTTCGGCGACGACGACTTTTAGATTCGGTTTGGACATTTTGATGGAGCTGGCCTCTCGGGCAAAGCGGGAGGACCTGGGAGAATCTTAGGAAGGCAATGCAATCCGCAGGGGAAAACGCCGGTAAAGGCGGCGGGAATCGAAAAAAGAAGCATAGGTCTAGGTAGGTCTCCCAGCCGGCGCAAGTTAAGTCTTCACTCAAAAACTAGCGCCAGCCACTCCCCATTTTCACTTAAGCCTTCCGGCCGACGGTCAAGATCCGCGACGGATCTCAGACCCCTTGAAACGGATCTGGATACGCCAAACCTTTTTCATGCGGCAGCGAATCTGTCCGGTCTGCAGGTCGAACTCCTCCGGGATCTCGATCTTATGCAAGTCCACCGACGCGTGGTAGCCGCGCTCCGAGAAGATGTCGATGAGCATGGCCATGGAATGAGGGTCGTCCAGGGTCGGGTCCTCGGAATTGATGTGGGCAGAGCCAGTGATGGCGTGGTGCCTCACGATCGGCATGATCTTGTCCTCGATGAAATCGATCACCCGATGGAACTGTTCGGTGCTCTCCATCTCGTACTGGTCGAGACGGCGGACCAACTGCTGGCGGGCGTGCTCCACGATCTTCTTGGCGATCGGCAAGCGATGCAAGGAGTCGAAAGTACGCGGATCCAACTCAAGCGAGCTCTGGTACTGCAGCTCCTTGATGATGTTCTGGCGAACCTCCGCCAGAGTGCCTTGAGCGTTGATGAAGTGGTAGTGGAAAACCTCCTTGAGCGACTGCAGGGCATCGTAGGTCGCTTCCTTGAAAACGCGGTAGCGACGCTGAGCCGCCTTCGGGTCCGAGTCGGTCGCTCGATACTCCTTCGGTTCACCGATTCCCGTGCGCTCTACCTCCTCGTTGTGCTCGATGATTTCACGGCCGCGTTTTAGCTGACGCGCCACGCTCTCCTTCTCGTCGATGAAGAGCATCATAATATGGATCAGCGGCTGCCGGAAGCTCGCCCGGTACTCCGTATTGAAAAACTCGGCACGCAGCTGAAGCATCTTGTGGTAGAGCAGCTTCATGCACTCGACCTGCACGAAGGTACGCGGAAAACCGTCGAGGATAGCGCCATCCTGATAGTCGGGAGACAGTAGCCTCTCGAACAGAATGCTTATCACCTCCGTGTCGCCGACCAT comes from the Pelagicoccus enzymogenes genome and includes:
- a CDS encoding sensor histidine kinase produces the protein MKFNVIFNTQFRVLRLPAELGEWLGLDLDASEELPWQDLVVEDAATFLPDAPGKTFTKVAYLKCASGEILEASFACERLERSPDLIHVEVTLSEAGDLEGAEAVDKDSLDFLTTVSHELRVALNGVIGFANVLGGTDLDVNQLAILEKLQSCNHMLKGLINDILEYSRVATAKIHLKTETVDLDEFVREVAGLFRDRARKKGLDLQVDVAADACVVATLPRMRVTQVLSNLIANAIKFTDVGWVRVAAFCEDGDLCIEVEDTGPGVDSEVGESIFQPFYRLKEQEGAPEGTGLGLAISKELAGKMGGTLRLKQPNEAGCLFEFRLPLNESQQGASEPLEPEDRAVSTPAASLQARSGDKRVLVVEDNQLNADILGHFLQDYGVAYDHVDNGREAVNAYRDGKYDLILMDVMLPEMNGYEATEKILAQSRRSSPVPIVGVTAKVFRRDQMRCIEAGMVEVVHKPVDFKQLRAVLDNRLYSNQTSAVGQPKEPGSERSNGEDRIAAKEGDFQFEKGVAAGGRDCMDAGTLEAYIDRMKTPDASRIDIVNTAISIIDAEVKSLLESIDSGDRKDVGMRAHSLKGALALLGARNILDLAKGLELIASDGRSPLKSEHWKQMLEGSYAEFRGQLEAYMQTTVVE
- a CDS encoding response regulator, whose amino-acid sequence is MSKPNLKVVVAEDETLFRDFLCRIIRQRFGFEIIGEVATGEEAYKLCDEHRPDLVILDLRLPGITGQELAERLISEQPEARILIISSVEDPKRIGSLLQMGVTGFLNKKEEFSVFEQAIEAVANGNIFVKASAQTQIDSPDVLDQKELLETLSDREKQIVVFVASGMTNKEIAQNLGLSIKTVESHRSNISKKLKIFDIAGVTLFAVRTGLVTL
- a CDS encoding nucleoside monophosphate kinase; the protein is MSEEPLPPSDQPTKTEASSVAARHQDLEVKDAQIIFNTVWNKLEEKYGRTRLHFPQELILLGGAPGAGKGTNTPFIQEVRGLTAEPIVVSSLLDTPEMRAIKDAGGMVGDTEVISILFERLLSPDYQDGAILDGFPRTFVQVECMKLLYHKMLQLRAEFFNTEYRASFRQPLIHIMMLFIDEKESVARQLKRGREIIEHNEEVERTGIGEPKEYRATDSDPKAAQRRYRVFKEATYDALQSLKEVFHYHFINAQGTLAEVRQNIIKELQYQSSLELDPRTFDSLHRLPIAKKIVEHARQQLVRRLDQYEMESTEQFHRVIDFIEDKIMPIVRHHAITGSAHINSEDPTLDDPHSMAMLIDIFSERGYHASVDLHKIEIPEEFDLQTGQIRCRMKKVWRIQIRFKGSEIRRGS